One Cheilinus undulatus linkage group 22, ASM1832078v1, whole genome shotgun sequence DNA window includes the following coding sequences:
- the LOC121504939 gene encoding butyrophilin-like protein 10, translating to MGGFLFQSRLCAFSALVLQSTVVLLLLTQSNEVDSQGVGPSQTITALVGEDVVLPCHLEPAVDATSESVEWARHDLEPRFVHVWHDSLDLLENQNPSYKGRTSLSADNLKRGDLSLKLSAVKLSDNGVYTCFFPSQYKEFTVQLVVGSFSSPVINGIYRGSDGLDLQCESKGWYPEPEVSWLDGEGNIISTAQTKTVRGPDDLFTVSSRVTVEKTNGNIFTCRVQQKDINQTRETSIYVSADIFEASSSAAVRVSIMAVILLGFVAVAAFVFWKFIFKAKKHQDAEMEQRELLMIEEKKREDLEEKKKTLEEDLKKKEEEQRDLEEKVHKLTDQCKELKNQADQLKHHREDMERTSKDIEEKFKSAETIAERDKAEGYLEMKAVALTTQNIYIYKKHTSAVYG from the exons ATGGGTGGATTTTTGTTTCAGTCAAGGCTTTGTGCCTTCAGTGCCTTGGTTTTACAGAGTACTGTGGTGCTTCTTTTGTTGACTCAATCTAATGAAG TTGACTCTCAGGGGGTGGGACCGTCTCAGACCATAACAGCATTAGTTGGTGAGGATGTGGTCCTACCATGCCACCTTGAACCTGCAGTGGATGCTACTTCTGAGAGTGTGGAGTGGGCGAGACATGACCTTGAGCCCAGATTTGTCCACGTGTGGCATGATAGCCTAGACCTTTTGGAGAACCAGAACCCGTCTTACAAAGGAAGAACGTCATTATCTGCTGATAACCTGAAGCGTGGCGACCTCTCACTGAAACTGTCTGCAGTCAAACTCTCTGATAACGGCGTGTATACGTGCTTCTTTCCATCACAGTATAAAGAGTTTACTGTCCAGCTTGTTGTTG GGTCTTTCTCCTCCCCTGTCATTAATGGTATCTACAGAGGCTCTGATGGACTGGATCTTCAGTGTGAGTCTAAAGGCTGGTACCCAGAGCCTGAGGTCTCATGGCTGGATGGAGAGGGAAACATCATCTCTACTGCTCAGACAAAGACAGTCAGAGGTCCTGATGATCTCTTCACTGTCAGCAGCAGAGTGACTGTAGAGAAAACTAACGGTAACATCTTCACCTGCAGAGTCCAACAGAAGGACATCAACCAGACCAGAGAGACCAGTATTTATGTGTCAG CTGACATCTTTGAagcctcttcctctgctgctgtccGTGTCAGCATCATGGCGGTTATTCTGCTCGGTTTTGTTGCTGtagctgcttttgttttttggaaatttattttta aAGCAAAGAAGCATCAGGATGCTGAAATGGAACAGAGAGAGCTGCTCATGATAGAAGAAAAGAAGAGGGAGGAtttggaggagaaaaagaaaacactggaaGAAGACttgaagaagaaagaggaagagcagagagACTTGGAGGAGAAGGTTCATAAACTGACTGATCAATGCAAAGAACTGAAGAACCAGGCAGATCAGCTCAAACATCACAGAGAGGACATGGAGAGAACCTCTAAAGATATTGAGGAGAAGTTTAAGTCAGCAGAGACGATAGCAGAACGTGACAAAGCTGAGGGATACTTGGAAATGAAAGCTGTTGCATTAACaacacaaaatatatatatatataaaaaacacacttctGCTGTATATGGGTAA